The DNA segment CGTTCGAGAAATTCCTGCACCGAATGCTCTTCGCCCGTGGCGATAACGTAGTCGTCCGGCTGATCCTGCTGCAGCATCATCCACATCGCCTCGACGTAGTCGCCGGCGTAGCCCCAGTCGCGGCGCGCATCAAGATTACCGAGCGCCAGTTTGTCCTGGAGGCCGAGCTTGATGCGGGTGACACTTCGCGTGATCTTACGGGTAACGAAATTCTCGCCCCGCCGCGGTGACTCGTGGTTAAAAAGAATGCCGTTGCAGGCGAACAACCCGTAGGCCTCGCGATGGTTTCGGGTCTGCATGTGCCCGTAAACCTTCGCGCATGCATAGGGGCTGCGGGGATGAAACGGGGTGCTTTCGCGCTGTGGTGTTTCCGTGACCTTGCCGAACATCTCGGAGGACCCCGCCTGGTAGAAGCGGGTGACGCGATTGCGGCGGGTATCGTGGTCGCGAAGCGCCTCCAGCAGGCGCAAGGTGCCGAGCCCGACTACATCCGCCGTGTATTCCGGTTGGTCGAACGAGATGCGGACGTGCGACTGCGCGGCCAGGTTGTAAACCTCGTCCGGGCGAACCTGCTCGATGATCCGGCGGATGCCAGTACCATCGCCGAGGTCGCCGTAGTGAAGTTGAAGCCCCTGCGCGCCGGTCCCATACCCGGAGCGCAGATGATCGATGCGACCGGTCGCGAAGCTGGAAGTGCGCCGGACCATGCCGTGCACTTCGTAGCCTTTCTTCAGCAATAACTCGGCGAGATACGATCCGTCCTGGCCGGTGACTCCGGTGATAAGTGCGATTTTTGCCATGCCGGTTAAGCGCGGAGCGCCGTGGATTCTGCTTCCGCTTTAATCTCCTTTGACCAGGCGATGAGAGTCAGTCTCGAAGTGCTGAGTGGAAAACTCGAGCAGCTCCGAGTCTTCCAGCGCTTCCATCTGATGCACCATTCCCACCGGCACATCCATGCAGTCCCCTGGACCCAGAATAAATTCCTCCAGGGTCTCCGCCGTGGCTGATTCCTTCACCCGCACTTTGAGCTTACCCGTGCGCAGATAGAAGGTTTCGGTCTTGAGCTTGTGGTAGTGCAGCGAGCAGCGTTTGCCCTGCCTGATTTCGAGAATCTTGCCGCAGTAGCGATCGTTATTCGCGATCCATACTTCGCGACCCCAGCCTTTAGGCTCAATGTGTACCGGTTTACGTATGCGGCTCATCACAGGTCCGGGAATCAGAAGATTACACCGATTGGGCGGGGCACGAAATCAGCGACGCGGCGCGAAGCGACTGTCAGGGATATTTCGCGACCGCCGATGCGGGCAGAAGCACCCTGAGTCCGCCGGCCTCGATAGCGCTGAGCAGAATCGCCACCCGCTCCGCCCCCGAGAGATAGCGCTCGAAGATCGCTTCAAACCCGCGGAACGGTCCTTCCACCACTAACACCCGGTCCCCGTTGCCGAGCGGCTTTTCCGGGATTTCGACCACATCGTCGACGCCGCGCCGACGGATTTCAGTCACGATCGTGGTAGGCACCGCCAGAGGGTCGCTGCCTGCGGAGACGATACCCCGCACCCCGGGCATATACTTGACTTCGAAGTAACTGCGCTGAAGATCGAAGCGCGCAAACACGTAGCAAGGGAACAACGGCCCCACCGACATCGCCATCCGGCCCCAGCGCGGGGCCTTCCCCCGCAGCAGCGGCAGGAACACTTCCGGCACCGTAGTCTGGAGCTGGTCTTTTACCCATCGCTCCTTGCCGGTTTTGGTACGAATCAGATACCAGGCGGTGCCGTCATTTAATTCCATAACCTGCTCTGAGACTGACTTGGCAGATACGCTTTGCTTCCGGGACCCGAAATAAAAAGGCGGCTGTAGCATACGCCACAGCCGCCTTAGCAGTCCAGACGAGGTTAGATTTCGTAGGTCATGGTGAACTCAAGCTCGTTGGTGCGCTGCTGCGCGCTGTACAGGAACGGATCGGTGTAACGCCCGCTCTTCCCGATCGCCATGAACGCGTTCACTCCGAACAGAACGCTGCGCGAATAGCGGTAGGTGTTGGTTGACGACAGGGCGCCCACCGCGTCGTCGATATCCCACGTCCACACGTTAGTGGTAACCAACTGGCCGTTGAGTATCCAGTCGACTGCCGACACGAAGAAGAAGTTGCTGTCCTCGCGCACCTTGCCGATGGTGTTGGCGATACTGGGGACAGCATCGGTGGGACGGTCAGGAAACCAGGTATTGACGTACTGCGCCGTGAAAAAGGTGTGCTGCTTGGACAGCCA comes from the Candidatus Binataceae bacterium genome and includes:
- a CDS encoding transcription termination/antitermination NusG family protein → MELNDGTAWYLIRTKTGKERWVKDQLQTTVPEVFLPLLRGKAPRWGRMAMSVGPLFPCYVFARFDLQRSYFEVKYMPGVRGIVSAGSDPLAVPTTIVTEIRRRGVDDVVEIPEKPLGNGDRVLVVEGPFRGFEAIFERYLSGAERVAILLSAIEAGGLRVLLPASAVAKYP
- a CDS encoding cupin domain-containing protein, whose product is MSRIRKPVHIEPKGWGREVWIANNDRYCGKILEIRQGKRCSLHYHKLKTETFYLRTGKLKVRVKESATAETLEEFILGPGDCMDVPVGMVHQMEALEDSELLEFSTQHFETDSHRLVKGD
- the gmd gene encoding GDP-mannose 4,6-dehydratase is translated as MAKIALITGVTGQDGSYLAELLLKKGYEVHGMVRRTSSFATGRIDHLRSGYGTGAQGLQLHYGDLGDGTGIRRIIEQVRPDEVYNLAAQSHVRISFDQPEYTADVVGLGTLRLLEALRDHDTRRNRVTRFYQAGSSEMFGKVTETPQRESTPFHPRSPYACAKVYGHMQTRNHREAYGLFACNGILFNHESPRRGENFVTRKITRSVTRIKLGLQDKLALGNLDARRDWGYAGDYVEAMWMMLQQDQPDDYVIATGEEHSVQEFLERAFDQLKLEWSKYVEIDKRFFRPAEVERLIGDASKARKVLGWRPQVNFDALVTMMVESDLELAQSELRSKGQ